The following nucleotide sequence is from Ferruginibacter lapsinanis.
ATGTATCATGTGGATTAGTTTGTGGGTTAGTAGTTAGTATATTATAATTGGGTGTCTCCTTCTTCTTTAAACAATTCAATTAAACCGGTCTTCATAGAATCCATTAAACCTTTTAATGTTTTGCGTTGTTTGATCTTTACTTCTTTCACCTGTTCATCAACTTCCTGAAAATCTGTTACGGTCGCAACAACTACGTCTATGGGTTCCTGTTGTAAATTATTTGGCACTTTAATATGCTTAAAGTTATCTTCAAACTGTTTGTTCTTATTCTCGTAATCATTATAGCCTTTTAAGATCAAACCGATACAGGTACTGTACATTGGTTTTGCCAATTCGTCAATGTGACCACCTTGTAAATGTTCGTTCGGCAGCCCGATCCTTGCATTTAAACCCGTTACATATTCTGTTAACTGAATTAAATGTTTTAACTGAGACCCGCCACCTGTAAGGATCACACCTCCATTCAGTAATTTTGAATCTAACCCAACCTGTTTCAAATGATAGGTTACAAAATCCATGATCTCACTCATACGAGCCTGGATGATGTTTGCCAGATTTTTAACGCTGATCTCTTTTGGCTGCATTCCGCGTAAACCCGGAATAGTAATAAATGCATTTGCTTTTGCCTCATCACTTAATGCACTACCAAACTGCACTTTCATTTGTTCTGCCTGAGTTTTTAAAACACCCAAACCGTTCTTGATATCGTTGGTAATATTTTCGCCACCAAATGGAATAACAGCTGTATGTTTTAAAATACCTTCATAAAAAACAGCCAGATCTGTAGTACCACCACCGATATCTACAATTACTACTCCTGCTTCCATGTCCTGATCGCACATTACAGCCGAAGCTGATGCCAATGGTTGTAATACCAGGTCTTTTGTGGTTAAGCCAGATTTTTCTACACTACGATTGATATTGCGGATAGCATTTTTATCACCGGTGATGATATGAAAATTCGCTCCTACTTTTACACCACTGTATCCGATAGGATTTGGAATATTCTGAAAATTATCTACTGTAAATTCCTGGGGAATTACATCAATGATCTTATCTCCTGCAGGTATATATGTTCTGTATTGATCCGCTACCAGGCGATCAATTTCATCCTGACGAATTTCGTCTTCCACGTTCTGACGAACGATATCACCTCTCGTTTGTAAACTTTTTATATGATGCCCAGCTATACCTACATACACTTCTTTGATATCTAATGTAGGATTAGAAGCATAGCAGTTTTCCAGCGCTTGCTGAATAGCTTTGATGGTTTGATCAATGTTTAAAACCATACCATGTTGTACGCCATTACTGTTGGCTCTGCCAAAACCAAGTATCTCTAGTTTACCATGCTCATTTTTTTGTCCGGCTATAGCTGCAATTTTTGTAGTTCCGATATCAAGGCCTACAATTACAGGGTTTTTGTTTACTGCTTCGTTAACGATGGGAATTCCATTGTCGGAAGGTGTGTGTGGGATTTGTTCGTTGCTCATAATTGTATGTTTGTATGTGTGTGTGTTTGTGTTTTATATTTTTAATAGTCATTATTTGCTTTTGCCGGGGGCTTTTTAGGTGCCACTGGCTTTGCTTGTGTTTTACTTACCGGCTTTACTACAGCTTTCTTAACCGGGGCTTGTTTTTTTACTACAGGCTTATTGGCTGTTGCAACAACTGGCTTCGGTACTGTAGTTTGTTTGTTCTCTTTTGCCACAGCATTGACGCCTGTATTTTTTGCTGCTGAGGCATCATCCATAACAGCCCCCCCTTCATTTTTTTCCTCACGTTCTACCGACTGTTGGATCAAATCAATATTGGTTGAATTGCGGTCATTATCCGGCAACATCAACTGCATTGAATCTGCTGATTGCTTTTCAGCATTGCTTGCTATCAACTGCATCAATTGCAATGTTCTTAATGAATCTGCTGCCACATCTTCTGCTCCTCTTCTTTTAGCTACTACCTGATTCTTATACTGAACATTAATTTCACTATAATAATTCCACCCGGCTTTTACCATTGCATCTTTATAAAACAATTTTAGTTTTTGCAATTTTTCTTCCACGTCCGATGCATCTCCAAAAACGATCAGCTGAGTACCTATCTTAGGTATCAATTGAAAAGTTCTTTGTAATGTAATATCAACCTGATCTATCATTGCCATACAAAATGAATCTTTTTGCAAAGTCGTGCTGATCGCCAAAACATCTCTTAGTAAAGCACTATCGGCCTTGGAAAGCACCTTATTACTTCCCGAAGGAAAATTGGTAAACACCGGTAGCCTGGCAGAATACTTATCACTTAAAGGCAATACAGCTACCGAACTGTCAATATAAAATGTTGTTCCGGTTGTTGTAAAGACCCTTGCCATCGGCTCTCTTTCAAATATATCTACCTGTAATACCTGGTTATTATCAAAGAACAGTTGTGCTGTTTTTACCCATACATTTTTTTTCAGATCGCTTTCGATCGTTCTTAAATTAAATTTACTAACCGGCCTGCCTATTGGATTACCGCCTACTATAGCAGTAATTGAATTGATGATATCTTTTTTATCTACAAAAAAATTATTGCTTACTCCTTTGACATTTATAATAACATTAGAACAATGCTGTGCATCTTTTTTTTGTATTGCAGCAACTAATAACACGATAGTGCCAATACCTACGGACACCCATAGTGTAACAACCAACCATTTTATTATTGCTTTTTTATTTATCATTACTTTATTAAGATCTCTTTTATTGGTTGAACCAATGTATCTATATCTCCTGCGCCAGCTGTTATGATCACATGCCCGTCAAACCCTTCCTCTACATGAGCGTATTTTTCTAATGCAAAATGTTTTATCAGATTCCCTTTGCTCATTACGATCTTATTATCGTTGTGCATCCTATCTATGATCATCTCACTATTCACTCCTTCAATCGGCAATTCTCTTGCAGGATAGATCGGTAAAAGAATTACTTCATCTGCCAGATCCAATACTTCTGCAAAGCCATCGGCCTGATCTTTAGTTCTGCTATACAAATGCGGCTGAAATACGATCGTACACTTTTTGTTTTTAAATAAAGATTTTGCTCCAGTGATCAATGCTCTTAATTCTTCCGGATGATGAGCATAATCATCGATCATCACATTTTTATCTGTTTTTACTATATACTCAAACCGTCTTTTAACTCCCTTAAAATCTGCAACAGCATTTTTAATTTTTTCTTCATCAATTTTCAGATGATGTGCCACCATTATCGCTGCTGTAATATTTTCAATATTGTGCATACCTCCCATATTCAAGACAATATCTTTTATAACAGCATCTTTTATAACAACATCAAACTGATAACTACCATTGATCATTTTGATATTATCAGCATACACATCTGCTTTGTTATTTTGTACATCATAGGTCAAGTGATGAGTAGCTTTTAAATCACCGGTTCTTTTTAATCCATATTTACTCAGCAATAAACCACCGGTTTTGATCTTAGCAGAAAAATCAACAAATGCCTGTTCTACATTTTCTGGTGTTCCATATATATCCAGGTGATCAGCATCCATTGAACTGATGATAGCCACATCAGGACTCAATTTCAAAAAACTTCTATCATATTCATCAGCTTCTACCACACTTACATTATTATCGCTATTCCAGAAGTTTGTGTTATAGTTCACAGCAATACCTCCTAAAAATGCATTACACCCAAAACCACTATGTCTTAAAATATGTGCCACCATTGTACTGGTGGTTGTCTTACCATGGGTACCGGCAATACAAACATTAAAAGAGCTATTTGTGATGGCTCCCAAAACATCGCTGCGTTTTACTACAGTATAATTATTTTGCTGATAATAATTTAACTCTGAATGATCTTTAGGTACAGCGGGTGTATAGATCACCAACTGTGCATCTTTATCTATCAGTGCTACATTATCTTCAAAATGAATATTGATACCTTCCGCTGATAATTGTTTTGTAAGTGTTGTCTCTGTTTTATCATATCCATTTACAACAACACCTTTACTGTTAAAGTATCTTGCCAAGGCACTCATACCAATACCCCCTACTCCTAAAAAATAAACTCTTTGTATGTTTTTTATATCAATCATTAGATCACTTTCAAAATTTCTTTTGCGATTATTTCATCTGCATTAGTTACTGCTAATTTGCCGATGTTACTTTTCAATTCCTGTTGCTTTTTTTCATCCTTTGATAAATTGATAATGGCGGGCACCAGGCGATCTGATGCCTCATTATCTTTAATCATCAATGCAGCACTTTTATTGAACAAATTTTCTGCGTTCACCGTTTGATGATCCTCTGCTGCAAAAGGATAGGGTACGAATAAAACGGGCTTTTGCATCACACATAATTCAGTAACTGCCATTGCTCCACTTCTGCTTATCACCACATCTGCGGCGGCAAAGGCATATTCCATTTGAGTGATAAAATCATTTACCCAAATATTTGTTTTGCCATTCCCTCTAGCCTTACCTCTTTTTGCGTAGGGTTTGCCGGTTTGCCAAATAAGTTGTAAATCATTTTTTTCGAATTCATCTAAATGTTTATCTAATGCTTCATTAATGCTCTTTGCCCCAAGACTACCTCCAATAGAAAGAATTGTTTTTTTATCGGGATTCAACCCAAAAAAACGAATCCCTTCTTCTCTGCTCACATTACTTCTGGAAATCGTTTCTCTTACAGGGTTTCCTACAAGTTGAATTTTGTCAACCGGAAAAAATCTTTCCATTCCATCTGATGCTACAAAAATTATAGTAGCTTTCTTTCCTAGCAGGATATTACTTTTTCCTGCGAACGAATTGCTTTCATGAATAAAAGTTTTTATCCCTTTTGATTGAGCAAAACGCAACACCGGAAAACTGGAATAACCACCCACACCAATCACTGCATCAGGTTTAAATGATTTGAAAATTTTTTTAACCTGCAAAAAGCTTTTTATCAGTTTAAATGGTAAGCCAATATTTTTCATCAAAGAACTTCTGTTAAACCCCGCTATATCCAATCCCTCGATCCTGTATCCTGCCTGCGGCACCTTCTCCATTTCCATTTTACCTTTAGCTCCAACAAACAGTATTTCTGTTTGAGGTTGTTGTTTTTTTATCGCATTGGCTATCGCTACCGCCGGAAAAATATGTCCGCCTGTACCTCCACCCGCTATGATAATTCTTTTACTCATTTACAACAACCGGTTGATTTATTCCTTCTGATTGCTCTACGTTTCTTGCTACACTTAAAATAATTCCTATCGATAAACAAGTGAAAATAAAACTACTCCCCCCCATACTCACCAATGGAAGCGTAACCCCGGTATTAGGGAATACATTCACATTTACTCCCATATTAGCAATAGCCTGTATCACTAAAGTGAAGCTTAGTGCTAATGCCAAAAAAGCGCCGAATGCAAACGGACACTTTCTGTACAACCTGATGCACCTGTATAAAAACAACAGGTATATGAATACAATGAATGCAGCTCCGAATAGTCCATACTCCTCGATTATAATTGCATAAATAAAATCACTATAGCTATGCGGCAAAAAATTTCTTTGTTCACTATTTCCAGGGCCTCTTCCTAACCAGCCTCCTTTTGCAATAGCTATTTTTGCCTGATTGATCTGATACAGTTTTTCGTTATCATCTTCTTTATTACTATAAACAAAAGTCTGAATGCGGCTTATCCATGTAGGCACTCTACCTGCAGCAAAAATGGCCGGCAGATCCTTCGATTTATGCTCTGTTTTATCATAATATTTTACAGCAACCCCAATTAATATAATCACAGGTATTGCGGCAATGGCAAGTGTCACCAAAATATGCTTCGTACTTACACGTCCGATAAACATCAACAAGAAGCTGGTTCCTGCAATTAGTGCAGCAGTTGATAAATTAGCAGGTGCAATCAATAAACATATAATTGCAACCGGTATTATGATTGGCAAAAAGCCTTTTTTAAAATCCTTAATTACATTTTGTTTGCGACTGAGTTGACGACTCATGTACATGAACAATGCAAGTTTTGCCAGATCCGAAGTTTGAAATGTCATATTGATCACCGGCAATTTGATCCAACGACTTCCTGCATTTAACTGCACTCCAAACAACAGCGTGTACAACAACAGCGGTATTGATATCAGGAAGATGATCAGTGCAATCCTTGAGTAGATGGTATAATTTACTCTGTGTGCAAAATAAATGATCAATACCCCCAGAATAATAAAAGCAAATTGTTTAAAAAGAAAACTTTCTGTACTCTTACTGTATTTATATGCCAAAGAACCCGTACTGCTATACACCACCAACAAACTAATGAGTGTAAGTAATATTACAATTGCCCAGATAACACGATCACCTTTGGTTTTACTCACCAAATTGCCTCCCATGTTACTGATGTTAGGAGTAAAGAATTCTCGTATGTTTATTTCTTCGGGCATTCTTATGATCCTATAATGATTTTACTGCTTGCTTAAACTGATTTCCTCTGTCTTCATAATTTTTAAACAAATCAAAACTTGCACATGCCGGGCTTAACAGAACTACATCTCCTTTATTAGCAAAATGAAATGCCGACTTAACAGCTTCTTCTGCAGAAGAAGTGTTTACTATTAATGAAACGATATCACCAAAGGCTTCATGAATTTTGCGATTGTCGATCCCCATGCAAACAATGGCCTTTACTTTTTCTTTCACCAATTCTTTTATTAAAGAATAATTATTACCCTTATCAACGCCGCCCAATATTAATATCGTTGGTTTGTCCATGCTTTCTAAAGCAAACCATGTACTATTAACATTTGTCGCTTTACTATCATTGATAAACTCAACCCCTTTGATACTAACTACCGGCTCCATTCTATGCTCCAAACTTTCAAATGTTTGCAACGCTTCTCTTATCTTTTCTTTCCGGATATCTACTGCTGTTGCCGCCAAACTTGCTGCCATACTATTATATTGATTATGTTTTCCTTTTAATGCAAAATCTTCAATACTCATTTGCATCTCTTCATTTTTCCATTTTAAATGCATCTGAGCGTTTGTCAGATAAGCACCTTGTGGCAGTTGTTTACTCATGGTAATTGGGTATAGTGTTGATTTAATGGGGTAGTTATTAATATTTTTTATTGTTTCTTCGTCATCCATATTATAAATAAATACGTCTCCTTCCTGTTGATTTTCTACGATCTTAAATTTGCTATCGATATACTTCTGCATTTTATACTCATACCTGTCTAAATGATCTTCAGTGATATTCGTAAGTACAGCTACATCTGGCCTAAATGTTTTTATATCATCTAATTGAAAAGAACTTATTTCTGCCACATATAAAGGTTTTGGATCTTCCGCTACCTGTTTTGCAAAAGAGAACCCGATATTCCCTACCAATGCACAATCAATATTTGCGGTTTTGCAGATATGATAAATAAGTGCTGTAGTAGTTGTTTTTCCATTACTCCCTGTTATGGCAATTATCTTACTATCTCCTTTATACCTGTAAGCAAATTCTATTTCACTAATAACAGGAATTCCTTTCGCCCTGATCTTTTTGATCAACTCATTTTTTTCCGGAATGCCAGGACTTTTCATTATCTCATCCGCATTCAAAATAGCAGCCTCGGTATGTTGTAATTCCTCAAAAGCTATTTTATGTAGTGCCAATTCATTTTTGTAACTCTCTTTTATAGCTCCGCCATCAGTTACAAACACATCATAACCTTGTTGCTTGGCCAACAAAGCAGTACCAATACCACTTTCGCCTGCACCGAGAATTACAATACGTTTTTTCATTTTTACAATGAATTAAAAAATTGTTTTCAAAAAATTGTCTGACTAGGGATCAAACAATTAAAAATGGTTCTTCAACAGCATAGAATTTAATAGGTTATGTCTTTCAACAACATTGGATGAGTTTTTCACAAATTGGATTTAACTTGAAAAACGTAGAATTAAACCTTCCGGTCTCTTTCCAGGTTGCGGTTTCCCAAAAAAAATTATAATCAACTACTCTTTCGAGTAGATTTTTTATCTAAGCTTAAGTGTAACGATCGCCATCACTACACATAATATTGTTACAATCCAAAACCTCACCGCGATCTTACTTTCATGATACCCGAGTTTTTGATAGTGATGATGTAACGGGCTCATGAGAAAGACCCGTCGCCCCTCGCCATACTTTCGCTTGGTATATTTGAAATAAGCCACCTGAATCATCACACTTAAATTCTCTACTAAAAACACTAAACAAAAGATCGGTATCAATAATTCTTTACGTACAATAATTGCCAATGCTGCGATGATACCGCCCAAAGCCAAACTCCCTGTATCCCCCATAAACACCTGTGCTGGGTAAGCGTTGTACCACAAAAAACCGATACATGCCCCTACAAATGCCGCAATAAATATTGACAACTCTCCAAGGTTCGGTATATACATTATGTTCAGATATTCAGCGAATTTTACATTACCGCTTACGTAAGCGAATATGCCCAGACAAATTCCTATTATTGCGCTAACGCCTGTTGCTAAACCATCCAACCCATCTGTGATATTTGCACCATTACTAACAGCTGTAACTATAAAAATCACTATGATGATATACAGTACATATGTATAATCTTCCCAGCTCTTAGGTAAAAGTTTTGCATAATTAAACTCATGTGTTTTTACAAAAGGAATTGTTGTAATGGGTGTTTTAACTTTTGCAAACATGTGTTGTTTACCATCAATTGTAACTACCCTAAAAGAGTCTGACAAAAACTTCTCTCCTCTTTTTAAAACTGAGTCTTTTGAAAATGCCATATTAGGAACCTCTCTTTCTACAGCAACACTTTTATTAAAAAACAATGTAGCTCCTACAATTATCCCCAGCATTACCTGACCAAAAATCTTAAACCTACCAGCTAAACCATCTGCATCACTTTTTTTATAAGCAATCCCTTTTTGTTTTGCAATACGTTTTGCTCTTATCTTCAGATAGTCATCGATAAAGCCAATTGTACCAAGCCAGACTGTACACAATAACATCAGGCGCACATATACTTTATCCAAATTTGCCAGCAATAATGTTGGGATCAAGATGGCAAGAATGATAATAATACCCCCCATTGTAGGAGTCCCGACTTTTTCCTTTTCCCCTTCCAATCCAAGATCTCTTACACTTTCTCCCAACTGCTTTTTTTGCAGATACTTGATCAGCTTTTTTCCATATACAGTTGTTATAAATAAACTTAATATAACGGCCAACAATACCCTGAAAGTAATGAACTGAAACAGTCCACTACCCGGAAACTTAAATCCTTCTTTAGCAAGCCAGTTAAATAAATGATATAACATAAATTCGATTTGATAATTTGGAAATTTGGAAATTTTAAGAGATGTTAAACTAAGAAGCTCTATACATCTTCAAATCACCAAATTTTCAAATTTGAAAATTTTTATTTTTCCAACAGTTCAAACATTTCATCCAACACTTTTCTATCGTCAAAATCATACTTCACCCCTTTGATCTCCTGATATGTTTCGTGCCCTTTTCCGGCTACCAACACTATATCATCTTCTGCGGCAAGGTTCACCGCTGTCTTTATCGCCTCTTTCCTGTCTGCCACAGTAATTACCTTTTTTCTTGACACCACATTCACTCCGGCTTCCATGTCTTTCAGTATCACTAAAGGATCTTCACTACGTGGATTATCGGAAGTAAAAATCACTTTATCGCTATACTCACAAGCTACTTCTGCCATGATCGGACGCTTTGTTTTATCTCTGTCACCACCACATCCTACCACAGTTATTATCTGTTCATTTCCCTGACGAAGTTTTTTTATTGTTGCCAACACATTCAATAAAGCATCCGGAGTATGAGCATAATCAACTATCCCGATGATCTTATCTTTTTTGCTTACCGCATACTCAAATCTTCCTCTGGCACTTTCTAACACACTAAGCACTTGAAGTACCTGGCCTTTTTCTTCCCCCAAACAAACTGCTGCTCCAAACACCGCCAATAAATTGTATGCATTAAACTCTCCTATCAAACGGAAATACACTTCATGTTCATTTATCATCATATGCAATCCTGACAAACTGCTTTCCAGTATCTTTCCCTTAAAATCAGCCATTGTTTTAAGGCTGTAGAAATATTTTTTTGCTGCCGTATTTTGCAGCATCACTAAACCTCGTTTATCATCTGCATTACTGATAGCAAATGCCGTAACAGGTAAGCTATCAAACCATGATTTTTTCACCCTGATATATTCATCAAATGTTTGATGATAATCCAAATGATCATGTGTTATGTTGCTAAACAATGCTCCTTTA
It contains:
- the murC gene encoding UDP-N-acetylmuramate--L-alanine ligase, with product MIDIKNIQRVYFLGVGGIGMSALARYFNSKGVVVNGYDKTETTLTKQLSAEGINIHFEDNVALIDKDAQLVIYTPAVPKDHSELNYYQQNNYTVVKRSDVLGAITNSSFNVCIAGTHGKTTTSTMVAHILRHSGFGCNAFLGGIAVNYNTNFWNSDNNVSVVEADEYDRSFLKLSPDVAIISSMDADHLDIYGTPENVEQAFVDFSAKIKTGGLLLSKYGLKRTGDLKATHHLTYDVQNNKADVYADNIKMINGSYQFDVVIKDAVIKDIVLNMGGMHNIENITAAIMVAHHLKIDEEKIKNAVADFKGVKRRFEYIVKTDKNVMIDDYAHHPEELRALITGAKSLFKNKKCTIVFQPHLYSRTKDQADGFAEVLDLADEVILLPIYPARELPIEGVNSEMIIDRMHNDNKIVMSKGNLIKHFALEKYAHVEEGFDGHVIITAGAGDIDTLVQPIKEILIK
- the ftsA gene encoding cell division protein FtsA, with the translated sequence MSNEQIPHTPSDNGIPIVNEAVNKNPVIVGLDIGTTKIAAIAGQKNEHGKLEILGFGRANSNGVQHGMVLNIDQTIKAIQQALENCYASNPTLDIKEVYVGIAGHHIKSLQTRGDIVRQNVEDEIRQDEIDRLVADQYRTYIPAGDKIIDVIPQEFTVDNFQNIPNPIGYSGVKVGANFHIITGDKNAIRNINRSVEKSGLTTKDLVLQPLASASAVMCDQDMEAGVVIVDIGGGTTDLAVFYEGILKHTAVIPFGGENITNDIKNGLGVLKTQAEQMKVQFGSALSDEAKANAFITIPGLRGMQPKEISVKNLANIIQARMSEIMDFVTYHLKQVGLDSKLLNGGVILTGGGSQLKHLIQLTEYVTGLNARIGLPNEHLQGGHIDELAKPMYSTCIGLILKGYNDYENKNKQFEDNFKHIKVPNNLQQEPIDVVVATVTDFQEVDEQVKEVKIKQRKTLKGLMDSMKTGLIELFKEEGDTQL
- a CDS encoding FtsW/RodA/SpoVE family cell cycle protein, which codes for MPEEINIREFFTPNISNMGGNLVSKTKGDRVIWAIVILLTLISLLVVYSSTGSLAYKYSKSTESFLFKQFAFIILGVLIIYFAHRVNYTIYSRIALIIFLISIPLLLYTLLFGVQLNAGSRWIKLPVINMTFQTSDLAKLALFMYMSRQLSRKQNVIKDFKKGFLPIIIPVAIICLLIAPANLSTAALIAGTSFLLMFIGRVSTKHILVTLAIAAIPVIILIGVAVKYYDKTEHKSKDLPAIFAAGRVPTWISRIQTFVYSNKEDDNEKLYQINQAKIAIAKGGWLGRGPGNSEQRNFLPHSYSDFIYAIIIEEYGLFGAAFIVFIYLLFLYRCIRLYRKCPFAFGAFLALALSFTLVIQAIANMGVNVNVFPNTGVTLPLVSMGGSSFIFTCLSIGIILSVARNVEQSEGINQPVVVNE
- the murG gene encoding undecaprenyldiphospho-muramoylpentapeptide beta-N-acetylglucosaminyltransferase, whose product is MSKRIIIAGGGTGGHIFPAVAIANAIKKQQPQTEILFVGAKGKMEMEKVPQAGYRIEGLDIAGFNRSSLMKNIGLPFKLIKSFLQVKKIFKSFKPDAVIGVGGYSSFPVLRFAQSKGIKTFIHESNSFAGKSNILLGKKATIIFVASDGMERFFPVDKIQLVGNPVRETISRSNVSREEGIRFFGLNPDKKTILSIGGSLGAKSINEALDKHLDEFEKNDLQLIWQTGKPYAKRGKARGNGKTNIWVNDFITQMEYAFAAADVVISRSGAMAVTELCVMQKPVLFVPYPFAAEDHQTVNAENLFNKSAALMIKDNEASDRLVPAIINLSKDEKKQQELKSNIGKLAVTNADEIIAKEILKVI
- the murD gene encoding UDP-N-acetylmuramoyl-L-alanine--D-glutamate ligase codes for the protein MKKRIVILGAGESGIGTALLAKQQGYDVFVTDGGAIKESYKNELALHKIAFEELQHTEAAILNADEIMKSPGIPEKNELIKKIRAKGIPVISEIEFAYRYKGDSKIIAITGSNGKTTTTALIYHICKTANIDCALVGNIGFSFAKQVAEDPKPLYVAEISSFQLDDIKTFRPDVAVLTNITEDHLDRYEYKMQKYIDSKFKIVENQQEGDVFIYNMDDEETIKNINNYPIKSTLYPITMSKQLPQGAYLTNAQMHLKWKNEEMQMSIEDFALKGKHNQYNSMAASLAATAVDIRKEKIREALQTFESLEHRMEPVVSIKGVEFINDSKATNVNSTWFALESMDKPTILILGGVDKGNNYSLIKELVKEKVKAIVCMGIDNRKIHEAFGDIVSLIVNTSSAEEAVKSAFHFANKGDVVLLSPACASFDLFKNYEDRGNQFKQAVKSL
- the mraY gene encoding phospho-N-acetylmuramoyl-pentapeptide-transferase, coding for MLYHLFNWLAKEGFKFPGSGLFQFITFRVLLAVILSLFITTVYGKKLIKYLQKKQLGESVRDLGLEGEKEKVGTPTMGGIIIILAILIPTLLLANLDKVYVRLMLLCTVWLGTIGFIDDYLKIRAKRIAKQKGIAYKKSDADGLAGRFKIFGQVMLGIIVGATLFFNKSVAVEREVPNMAFSKDSVLKRGEKFLSDSFRVVTIDGKQHMFAKVKTPITTIPFVKTHEFNYAKLLPKSWEDYTYVLYIIIVIFIVTAVSNGANITDGLDGLATGVSAIIGICLGIFAYVSGNVKFAEYLNIMYIPNLGELSIFIAAFVGACIGFLWYNAYPAQVFMGDTGSLALGGIIAALAIIVRKELLIPIFCLVFLVENLSVMIQVAYFKYTKRKYGEGRRVFLMSPLHHHYQKLGYHESKIAVRFWIVTILCVVMAIVTLKLR
- a CDS encoding UDP-N-acetylmuramoyl-L-alanyl-D-glutamate--2,6-diaminopimelate ligase, which produces MLKDILYKVSIRSVMGNTNIEVRDLQIDSRKVSKGSCFIAIKGVSTDGHQFIDTAIANGATAIVCNQFPENISDAITYVQVENTAEAAGLMAHNFYGEPSLQTQLVGVTGTNGKTTIATLLWKLFTALDYKCGLISTVQNQIGEEVISATHTTPDAISVNALLKKMVDAGCEYVFMECSSHAIHQHRIAGLQFKGALFSNITHDHLDYHQTFDEYIRVKKSWFDSLPVTAFAISNADDKRGLVMLQNTAAKKYFYSLKTMADFKGKILESSLSGLHMMINEHEVYFRLIGEFNAYNLLAVFGAAVCLGEEKGQVLQVLSVLESARGRFEYAVSKKDKIIGIVDYAHTPDALLNVLATIKKLRQGNEQIITVVGCGGDRDKTKRPIMAEVACEYSDKVIFTSDNPRSEDPLVILKDMEAGVNVVSRKKVITVADRKEAIKTAVNLAAEDDIVLVAGKGHETYQEIKGVKYDFDDRKVLDEMFELLEK